A window of the Cystobacter fuscus genome harbors these coding sequences:
- a CDS encoding serine hydrolase domain-containing protein produces the protein MHRPAAVAALCLTLSACASGPRSAEALLLQHPTATSTPAPTPAGPAVPTSAAPAVPAPASETLAADTLRTMPGGATFTAPSGWTVTTREASVLLEPPEKDTRVVLVDVGTAADADAAVAAAWKAADPAMQRKLQLATPGPGRDGWEELRSYTYETSPNEKRTVYAMALRAGGAWTVILVDGTNATLERRDAPTGLLIGSLRPKGYARESFAGKKPHPLDAARVEAMRSFVDRSAKELEVPGVGFSLIQDGKVVFEGGVGVRELGKPQKVDADTLFMAGSNTKALTTLLLARLVDAKKLAWEQPVVQVDPSFKLGDADTTSRVLVKHLICACTGMPRQDMELYFEYENATPASSMKLLGTMQPTSKFGEVFQYSNLMAAAAGFVGGRLLYPNRELGAAYDAAMDSQVFKPLGMTDTTFDFARALRRNHASPHGWDVDGRTVVEKMDLNYEVVPMRPAGGVWTSVRDLSRYVQLELARGALPDGKRLVSEENLLARYAPQVSVGEDVTYGMGLGVDRTSGATVVHHGGGIFGYHSDMLWLPEAGVGAVILTNADSGAFMLGAFRRRLLEVLYDGRPEAEEDVKARAQSLRTTIQRARERLTLPPDPEAVRALAPRYHSDALGDLAVRTGRDGRTIFDLGEWSTAVATRKEEDGSLTFVSIEPGNVGTEFVVTNREGRRALVVRDEQHEYVFDEVAPER, from the coding sequence ATGCACCGTCCCGCAGCAGTCGCAGCCCTCTGTCTCACGCTGTCCGCGTGCGCCTCCGGCCCGCGCAGCGCCGAGGCGCTGCTGCTGCAGCATCCGACCGCGACGTCCACGCCGGCGCCCACCCCTGCGGGCCCGGCCGTGCCCACCTCTGCGGCCCCGGCCGTACCCGCCCCGGCGAGCGAGACGCTGGCCGCGGACACGCTGCGCACCATGCCCGGCGGCGCGACGTTCACCGCGCCCTCGGGCTGGACGGTGACCACGCGCGAGGCCTCGGTCCTCCTCGAGCCGCCCGAGAAGGATACCCGGGTGGTGCTGGTGGACGTAGGCACCGCGGCGGACGCGGACGCGGCGGTGGCGGCGGCGTGGAAGGCAGCCGACCCCGCCATGCAGCGCAAGCTCCAACTCGCCACGCCGGGGCCGGGCCGCGACGGCTGGGAGGAACTCCGCAGCTACACCTACGAGACCTCGCCCAACGAGAAGCGCACCGTGTACGCGATGGCGCTGCGCGCGGGCGGCGCGTGGACTGTCATCCTCGTCGACGGCACGAACGCCACGCTGGAGCGGCGCGATGCGCCCACGGGCCTGCTCATCGGCAGCCTGCGTCCCAAGGGCTACGCGCGCGAGTCCTTCGCCGGCAAGAAGCCGCACCCGCTGGACGCCGCCCGTGTGGAGGCGATGCGTTCGTTCGTGGATCGCTCGGCGAAGGAGCTCGAGGTGCCGGGCGTCGGCTTCAGCCTCATCCAGGACGGCAAGGTCGTCTTCGAGGGCGGCGTGGGCGTGCGCGAGCTGGGCAAGCCGCAGAAGGTGGACGCGGACACGCTCTTCATGGCGGGCTCCAACACCAAGGCTCTCACCACGCTGCTGCTCGCGCGGCTGGTGGACGCGAAGAAGCTCGCGTGGGAGCAGCCGGTGGTGCAGGTGGACCCGTCCTTCAAGCTGGGCGACGCGGACACCACGTCGCGGGTGCTGGTGAAGCACCTCATCTGCGCGTGTACGGGCATGCCGCGGCAGGACATGGAGTTGTACTTCGAGTACGAGAACGCCACGCCAGCCTCCTCGATGAAGCTGCTGGGCACGATGCAGCCCACGAGCAAGTTCGGCGAGGTGTTCCAGTACAGCAACCTGATGGCGGCGGCCGCGGGCTTCGTGGGTGGTCGGTTGCTGTACCCGAATCGTGAGCTGGGCGCGGCCTACGACGCGGCGATGGACAGCCAGGTGTTCAAGCCGCTCGGGATGACGGACACCACCTTCGACTTCGCGCGCGCGCTGCGCCGCAACCATGCGAGCCCGCACGGGTGGGACGTGGACGGGCGCACGGTGGTGGAGAAGATGGACCTCAACTACGAGGTGGTGCCGATGCGGCCCGCGGGCGGGGTGTGGACGAGCGTGCGCGACCTGTCGCGCTACGTGCAGTTGGAGCTCGCGCGCGGCGCGCTGCCCGACGGCAAGCGGCTCGTCTCCGAGGAGAACCTGCTCGCGCGCTACGCGCCCCAGGTGTCGGTGGGTGAGGACGTGACGTACGGCATGGGCCTGGGGGTGGACCGCACCTCGGGCGCCACGGTGGTGCACCATGGCGGCGGCATCTTCGGCTACCACAGCGACATGCTGTGGCTGCCAGAGGCGGGTGTGGGCGCCGTCATCCTTACGAACGCGGACTCCGGCGCCTTCATGCTCGGCGCCTTCAGGCGCCGGCTTCTCGAGGTGCTCTACGACGGCCGGCCCGAGGCCGAGGAGGACGTGAAGGCGCGGGCCCAGTCGCTGCGCACGACGATTCAGCGCGCTCGCGAGCGCCTCACGCTGCCGCCCGACCCCGAGGCCGTGCGCGCGCTCGCCCCGCGCTACCACAGCGACGCGCTGGGCGACCTCGCGGTGCGCACCGGGCGCGACGGGCGCACCATCTTCGACCTCGGTGAGTGGAGCACCGCCGTCGCCACGCGCAAAGAGGAGGACGGCAGCCTCACCTTCGTGAGCATCGAGCCGGGCAACGTGGGTACGGAGTTCGTCGTCACCAACCGCGAGGGCCGCCGCGCCCTCGTCGTGCGCGACGAGCAGCACGAGTACGTCTTCGACGAGGTGGCCCCGGAGCGCTGA
- a CDS encoding DUF2381 family protein: protein MLRRAHARGAGRSHPLSGRLTRDMRNFLPLRSTLLLVLMAPVAMARGRDPNVWSAYVRGRPDEWVRRLNVTPEAVTVLRFQQPCDREGTKILGWEGRFEPVECAGKKVLVEPLQALDPEDRFLMVVKLADGTEVPFTLMRATKKEGEWPDQQVNVFIEPDTHESLQKDLEETRKREEALSEVVERRYREDTADHALAKLLVTGDIKQTALVQREKWVLKGRSARIVARVYGGKTKAAVLFTVTNRDPSKPWSLAEARLRAMRPGEDQSPPFLFGEARPFALRADCDEIAPGETGSIAVVVDRNAFHTETGLVKTLALEIYRQDGLLDTHVVLDRRLLRE, encoded by the coding sequence ATGCTACGACGGGCCCACGCGCGGGGGGCTGGCCGCTCCCATCCCTTATCTGGTAGGTTGACCCGCGATATGCGGAACTTCTTACCTCTCCGGTCTACTCTGCTTCTCGTCCTCATGGCGCCCGTTGCCATGGCCCGTGGACGCGATCCCAACGTTTGGAGCGCCTATGTTCGTGGGCGCCCTGACGAATGGGTTCGTCGGTTGAATGTGACCCCCGAGGCAGTAACCGTCCTCCGGTTCCAGCAGCCTTGCGACCGAGAAGGAACAAAGATCCTGGGCTGGGAAGGTCGCTTCGAGCCTGTGGAGTGTGCCGGGAAAAAGGTGCTTGTTGAGCCGCTTCAGGCCCTTGACCCGGAAGATCGCTTCCTGATGGTCGTGAAGCTAGCGGATGGGACAGAAGTACCCTTCACCCTGATGCGTGCCACAAAAAAGGAAGGAGAGTGGCCCGACCAGCAGGTGAACGTCTTCATCGAACCGGACACCCACGAATCACTCCAAAAGGACCTCGAAGAGACCCGCAAGCGGGAAGAGGCGCTTTCGGAAGTTGTCGAGCGGCGTTATCGAGAGGACACGGCAGACCACGCGCTCGCAAAACTCCTGGTGACAGGGGACATCAAGCAGACCGCGCTCGTTCAACGGGAGAAGTGGGTACTCAAGGGCCGGTCCGCGCGAATTGTCGCTCGCGTCTACGGGGGTAAGACGAAAGCAGCGGTTCTGTTCACCGTGACGAACCGCGACCCGTCTAAGCCCTGGAGTTTGGCAGAGGCTCGCCTACGAGCCATGCGCCCAGGAGAGGACCAAAGCCCACCCTTCCTGTTTGGCGAGGCGAGACCGTTTGCCCTACGTGCCGACTGCGACGAGATCGCCCCGGGCGAGACCGGGAGCATTGCGGTCGTAGTGGACCGGAACGCCTTCCATACTGAGACTGGGCTCGTTAAGACCCTTGCCTTGGAAATCTACCGCCAAGATGGCCTGCTAGATACCCACGTGGTCCTGGATCGTCGGCTTCTCCGCGAGTAA
- a CDS encoding DUSAM domain-containing protein — MAEEMDLDDVWVLCRDILENGAPLELNDEMRALLSRTAQQAAISQQDAEDALRSHSTAMTLLREIHRRIGEGSNRLDEARDRVNELQQQGDFDGAQQVMRDVLAVEIVPFYRAQAERTLKKSAGLAEVLATGRLNPNLPDRPQLAVLAQRIQKGHALELTDDLCALLHRTAPTAAISEAETEEALKSPKGAEALMGMILSRFREAQSRFLRSMYRMTSLRDAGDLEGARQQMRDVLAVEIVPRYRQAAEEQLRGLDSPPPES; from the coding sequence ATGGCCGAAGAGATGGACTTGGATGATGTATGGGTGCTGTGTCGCGACATTCTTGAGAACGGCGCCCCGTTGGAACTCAACGACGAGATGCGCGCCCTCCTTTCGCGGACTGCACAGCAGGCGGCCATCAGTCAGCAGGACGCGGAAGATGCGTTGCGTAGTCACTCCACCGCAATGACGCTGCTTCGAGAGATTCACCGCCGTATTGGGGAAGGGTCAAATCGACTCGACGAAGCCCGAGACCGTGTGAATGAGCTTCAGCAGCAAGGGGACTTCGACGGGGCGCAACAAGTCATGCGCGACGTGCTCGCCGTGGAGATTGTCCCTTTCTACCGGGCGCAGGCCGAAAGAACCCTCAAGAAATCGGCTGGGCTGGCGGAGGTGCTCGCGACCGGGCGGCTCAATCCGAACCTGCCCGACCGGCCGCAACTCGCCGTTCTCGCGCAACGCATCCAGAAGGGACACGCCCTGGAACTCACCGATGACCTATGCGCCCTTCTACACCGGACCGCCCCCACGGCAGCTATCAGCGAAGCCGAGACGGAAGAGGCCCTAAAGAGCCCGAAAGGCGCCGAGGCCCTGATGGGGATGATTCTCTCTCGCTTCCGAGAGGCTCAAAGCCGGTTCCTGCGCTCGATGTACCGGATGACGAGTCTCCGAGACGCTGGAGATCTCGAAGGTGCCCGCCAGCAGATGCGTGACGTGCTCGCCGTGGAGATTGTGCCGCGATACCGGCAGGCAGCCGAGGAGCAGCTACGGGGCCTCGACAGTCCGCCCCCGGAGTCGTGA
- a CDS encoding DUF1501 domain-containing protein: MPHLSRRLLLQASGLSLLGMATAPTFLARAAQQVPGGGRRVLVTLFLRGGADGLSLVAPVGDADYNRLRPTIALRATGERAALRLDDTFWLHPGLAALMPQWSDGTLAVVHAVGLPQAMRSHFDAQDFIETGTPGVKSTREGYLNRALEQLPPEPASAFRAVAMQDTLPRALAGTAPALALETLADFRLRDPQRGATFASLYAGAVDEALRTTGAEASAALARVRDEGLADMPPAHGATYPRSPLGKRMQDIARLIRADVGLQVAATEMGGWDTHMAQGITTGHFASRARELGEALGAFVQDLGPRWSDVLVVVMTEFGRTVKENGSRGTDHGTGSAMLVLGGGVRGGRVVGPWKGLAAEHLLEERDVPSLTDFRTVLSEALEGHLGVRSLASVFPGFQPRPEDRLGLLRG, translated from the coding sequence ATGCCGCACCTGTCGCGCCGTCTGCTGCTCCAGGCCTCGGGCCTGTCCCTGCTGGGGATGGCCACCGCGCCCACCTTCCTCGCCCGCGCCGCGCAGCAGGTGCCCGGAGGCGGGCGCCGGGTGCTCGTCACGCTCTTCCTGCGCGGAGGGGCGGATGGGCTCTCGCTGGTGGCTCCGGTGGGGGACGCGGACTACAACCGGCTGCGGCCCACGATCGCGCTGCGCGCCACGGGGGAGCGCGCCGCGCTGCGCCTGGATGACACCTTCTGGCTGCACCCGGGGCTCGCCGCGCTGATGCCCCAGTGGAGCGACGGCACGCTCGCGGTGGTGCACGCGGTGGGGCTGCCCCAGGCGATGCGCAGCCACTTCGACGCCCAGGACTTCATCGAGACCGGGACGCCCGGGGTGAAGTCCACCCGCGAGGGCTACCTCAACCGCGCGCTGGAACAGCTCCCCCCGGAGCCGGCGAGTGCCTTTCGCGCCGTGGCGATGCAGGACACCCTGCCGCGAGCGCTCGCGGGCACGGCTCCGGCCCTGGCGCTGGAGACCCTGGCGGACTTCCGGCTGCGCGACCCCCAGCGCGGCGCCACCTTCGCGTCCCTCTATGCCGGAGCGGTGGACGAGGCCCTGCGCACCACGGGCGCCGAGGCGAGCGCGGCGCTCGCGCGGGTGCGGGATGAAGGCCTGGCGGACATGCCCCCGGCGCACGGGGCGACCTATCCCCGCTCGCCGCTGGGCAAGCGGATGCAGGACATCGCGCGACTCATCCGCGCGGACGTGGGGCTCCAGGTGGCCGCCACCGAGATGGGAGGCTGGGACACGCACATGGCGCAGGGCATCACGACGGGCCACTTCGCCTCGCGGGCCCGGGAACTCGGCGAGGCCCTGGGGGCGTTCGTCCAGGACCTGGGGCCGCGGTGGAGCGACGTACTCGTCGTGGTGATGACGGAGTTCGGCCGCACGGTGAAGGAGAACGGCAGCCGGGGGACGGATCACGGCACGGGGAGCGCGATGCTGGTGCTCGGTGGCGGCGTGCGTGGGGGGCGCGTGGTGGGGCCGTGGAAGGGACTCGCGGCCGAGCACCTGCTGGAGGAGCGGGACGTGCCCTCGCTCACGGACTTCCGCACCGTGCTCTCCGAGGCGCTGGAGGGACACCTGGGCGTGCGCTCCCTGGCGTCCGTCTTCCCGGGCTTCCAGCCCCGCCCCGAGGACCGGCTGGGGTTGCTGCGCGGGTGA
- a CDS encoding DUF1800 domain-containing protein: protein MRRALLLSILGLLALPGCASGPRERTTPPSLTWPVTQWSEEKRALHVLRRLAFGPSPRDWEEVRRVGASSWVERQLWPERIPDEVLEQRLATLPTVTLGMKALMERYPLLQEHARELGLRLETQEDRDRLTEMLGRDMLPGQVDEELRTQKLLRAVDGQRQLQEVLVDFWFNHFNVSVDKGPVRWMVMSFERDALRPHVFGRFRELLAATASHPAMLYYLDNWRSAGEGSTPGKGKKASTGLNENYARELLELHTLGVDGGYSQQDVREVARAFTGWTIDEPERAPVFVFRPAMHDVGDKHVLGVALPAGGGQEDGERVLDILARHPATARFIATKLARKFVSEAPPPALVERLALVFLSTEGDLRAVYSALFTSPEFWSDAALGSLTKTPLELVVSSLRALGARTDGGPAISRVVERMGQNLYRAPAPTGYPEHAAPWVNTGALVQRINFALTLAEGKVQGTRVEFPWGWASPPANAAALLDSLAPRLLFEPLSAETRATLLAALTPGERDFMPDGEVRPLDVRRAAGLLLGSPEFQKQ from the coding sequence ATGCGCCGAGCCCTCCTGTTGAGCATCCTGGGCCTGCTGGCCCTACCGGGGTGTGCGTCCGGCCCCCGGGAACGCACGACTCCCCCGAGCCTCACGTGGCCCGTCACGCAGTGGAGCGAGGAGAAGCGGGCCCTGCATGTGCTGCGGCGGCTCGCCTTCGGGCCCTCGCCCCGGGACTGGGAGGAGGTGCGCCGCGTGGGGGCCTCCTCCTGGGTGGAGCGGCAGTTGTGGCCCGAGCGCATCCCCGACGAGGTCCTGGAGCAGCGGTTGGCAACCCTGCCAACGGTGACCCTCGGCATGAAGGCGCTGATGGAGCGCTACCCGCTGCTCCAGGAGCACGCGCGGGAGCTGGGCCTCCGGCTGGAGACGCAGGAGGACCGGGATCGGCTCACGGAGATGCTGGGACGGGACATGTTGCCCGGACAGGTGGACGAGGAGCTGCGCACCCAGAAGCTCCTGCGCGCCGTGGACGGCCAGCGCCAGTTGCAGGAGGTGCTGGTGGACTTCTGGTTCAACCACTTCAACGTGTCGGTGGACAAGGGGCCGGTGCGCTGGATGGTGATGTCCTTCGAGCGCGATGCGCTGCGGCCCCACGTCTTCGGGCGCTTCCGCGAGCTGTTGGCGGCCACCGCGAGCCACCCCGCCATGCTCTACTACCTGGACAACTGGCGCAGCGCGGGTGAGGGCTCCACGCCGGGCAAGGGCAAGAAGGCGTCCACCGGACTCAACGAGAACTACGCCCGGGAGCTGCTGGAGCTGCACACGCTCGGGGTGGATGGCGGCTACTCGCAACAGGACGTGCGCGAGGTGGCGCGGGCCTTCACGGGCTGGACGATCGACGAACCCGAGCGCGCGCCCGTCTTCGTCTTCCGGCCCGCCATGCACGACGTCGGAGACAAGCACGTGCTCGGCGTGGCGCTGCCCGCGGGGGGTGGACAGGAGGACGGGGAGCGGGTGCTGGACATTCTCGCGCGCCACCCCGCCACCGCGCGCTTCATCGCCACGAAGCTGGCGCGCAAGTTCGTGTCGGAGGCACCGCCCCCGGCACTGGTGGAGCGGCTGGCCCTGGTGTTCCTGAGCACCGAGGGAGACCTGCGCGCCGTGTACTCGGCCCTCTTCACCTCGCCCGAGTTCTGGTCCGACGCCGCCCTGGGCTCGCTGACCAAGACGCCCCTGGAGCTGGTGGTCTCCAGCCTCCGCGCCCTGGGGGCCCGGACGGATGGTGGGCCAGCGATCTCCCGCGTGGTGGAGCGCATGGGCCAGAACCTCTACCGCGCCCCCGCGCCCACGGGCTACCCCGAACACGCGGCCCCCTGGGTGAACACCGGAGCCCTCGTGCAGCGCATCAACTTCGCCCTCACGCTCGCCGAGGGCAAGGTGCAGGGCACCCGCGTGGAGTTCCCCTGGGGATGGGCCTCGCCTCCCGCGAACGCGGCGGCGCTCCTGGACTCGCTCGCCCCCCGGCTCCTCTTCGAGCCCCTGTCCGCCGAGACCCGCGCCACGTTGCTCGCAGCGCTCACGCCCGGTGAGAGGGATTTCATGCCGGATGGGGAGGTGCGGCCCCTGGACGTCCGCCGCGCGGCGGGCCTGCTGCTCGGCTCCCCCGAATTCCAGAAGCAGTGA
- a CDS encoding SDR family NAD(P)-dependent oxidoreductase encodes MDQDSRTRPHALVTGASSGIGRELAVVLAREGHALVLVARRTEPLRALAEQLERAHGTPCVVVGADLGTPEGVTEVTREVGARGLDIEVLVNNAGFGLAGPVAMLPAESQLGMIDLNIRALTALTRAFLPGMMARGRGYVLNVASTAAFQPGPLMAVYFATKAYVLSFSNALHEEMRGKGVRVTALCPGYTETEFATRASEHQRPRLFAGPLGSGNARQVAEVGYRGMKRGRAVVIPGFLNVLSTWFARFAPLALTLRMTRYLTGAGSDVRKSPGVPGN; translated from the coding sequence ATGGATCAAGACTCGAGGACGCGGCCCCACGCGCTGGTGACGGGGGCCTCCAGCGGTATTGGGCGGGAGCTGGCGGTGGTACTCGCGCGCGAGGGGCACGCGCTGGTGTTGGTGGCCCGGCGCACCGAGCCCCTGCGCGCCCTGGCGGAGCAGCTCGAGCGCGCCCATGGCACCCCCTGTGTGGTGGTGGGCGCGGACCTCGGCACCCCCGAGGGCGTGACCGAGGTGACGCGCGAGGTGGGGGCGCGGGGGCTCGACATCGAGGTGCTGGTGAACAACGCCGGCTTCGGTCTGGCCGGCCCTGTCGCCATGCTGCCCGCCGAGTCCCAGTTGGGGATGATCGATCTCAACATCCGGGCGCTCACCGCGCTCACCCGCGCGTTCCTCCCGGGGATGATGGCTCGGGGCCGGGGCTACGTGCTCAACGTCGCGTCGACGGCGGCCTTCCAGCCGGGCCCCCTCATGGCCGTCTACTTCGCCACCAAGGCGTACGTGCTGTCCTTCTCCAACGCGCTCCACGAGGAGATGCGGGGCAAGGGCGTCCGGGTGACGGCGCTGTGCCCGGGCTACACCGAGACGGAGTTCGCCACGCGCGCCTCCGAGCACCAGCGGCCCCGGCTCTTCGCGGGACCGCTCGGCAGCGGCAACGCGCGCCAGGTGGCCGAGGTGGGCTACCGGGGCATGAAGCGGGGCAGGGCGGTGGTCATTCCGGGCTTCCTCAACGTGCTGAGCACCTGGTTCGCGCGCTTCGCGCCGCTGGCGCTCACGCTGCGCATGACCCGCTACCTCACGGGAGCGGGAAGCGATGTCCGGAAATCCCCAGGAGTTCCGGGCAATTGA
- a CDS encoding methyl-accepting chemotaxis protein gives MFSRWTVGRQFFVGLLLISTLIMCFIFLTRNSTQKLMNAALLVEESHQTIGQIERVFSIVKDAESGQRDYLITGNEGALEPFRQASSSLVRELEPLRTSLSGSPEQLRRLDTFKDLAAQRLESLRANIDVRRDQGLDAALARLKTSEGPRVMESLRGTVAELLQHEQKLLAAREQGRTDETAELDRFFWIDGLALLFFTSLVALVIGRSLERKLQTAIAQVQGSSAELHSAASQQVSGAREQASATTEISITVKELLSTSRQIAGSAQQVARVADDTAGAAQTGKDTVQRAQEAIDVVSRQVDAIVTHMLELGKRSQEIGGILDIINELSEQTNILAINATIESAGAGEHGKRFAVVADEIRKLADRVGGATKDIRVLIDEIRAASNTTIMATEDGSKAVQSSAKQFSEVAGNFRRIAELVRSNLDVAREIELSTQQQTTAVEQVNTAILEVAQTARQAETTSSQTMQTANQLSQLSKQLHAILNARAEA, from the coding sequence ATGTTTTCGAGATGGACCGTGGGGCGGCAGTTCTTCGTGGGTTTGCTCCTGATCTCGACGTTGATCATGTGCTTCATCTTCCTGACCCGGAACAGCACCCAGAAGCTCATGAACGCCGCGCTCCTCGTCGAGGAGAGCCATCAGACGATCGGGCAGATCGAGCGGGTCTTCTCCATCGTGAAGGACGCGGAGTCGGGACAGCGCGACTACCTCATCACCGGCAACGAGGGCGCGCTCGAGCCCTTCCGCCAGGCCTCGTCCAGCCTGGTCCGGGAGCTCGAGCCCCTGCGCACCTCGCTCTCCGGCAGCCCCGAGCAACTGCGGCGCCTGGACACGTTCAAGGATCTGGCCGCGCAGCGCCTGGAGAGCCTGCGCGCCAACATCGACGTGCGCCGCGACCAGGGGCTCGACGCCGCCCTGGCGCGCCTCAAGACCAGTGAGGGCCCGCGGGTGATGGAGAGCCTGCGGGGGACGGTCGCCGAGCTGCTCCAGCATGAGCAGAAGCTGCTCGCGGCGCGCGAGCAGGGGCGCACGGACGAGACGGCCGAGCTGGACCGGTTCTTCTGGATCGACGGCCTCGCGCTCCTGTTCTTCACCTCGCTGGTGGCCCTGGTCATCGGCCGGAGCCTGGAGCGCAAGCTGCAGACGGCCATCGCCCAGGTGCAGGGCTCGTCGGCCGAGCTGCACTCGGCGGCCTCGCAGCAGGTGTCCGGCGCGCGCGAGCAGGCCTCGGCCACGACGGAGATCTCCATCACCGTGAAGGAGCTGTTGTCCACGTCGCGGCAGATCGCCGGCAGCGCCCAGCAGGTGGCGCGCGTGGCGGACGACACGGCGGGAGCGGCGCAGACGGGCAAGGACACGGTGCAGCGCGCCCAGGAGGCCATCGACGTGGTGAGCCGCCAGGTGGACGCGATCGTCACGCACATGCTGGAGCTGGGCAAGCGCTCGCAGGAGATCGGCGGCATCCTGGACATCATCAACGAGCTGTCCGAGCAGACGAACATCCTGGCCATCAACGCCACGATTGAAAGCGCGGGCGCGGGCGAGCACGGCAAGCGCTTCGCCGTGGTGGCGGATGAAATCCGCAAGCTGGCGGACCGGGTGGGCGGCGCGACCAAGGACATCCGCGTGCTCATCGACGAGATCCGCGCCGCCTCCAACACCACCATCATGGCCACCGAGGACGGCTCCAAGGCGGTGCAGAGCAGCGCCAAGCAGTTCAGCGAGGTGGCCGGCAACTTCCGGCGCATCGCGGAGCTGGTGCGCAGCAACCTGGACGTGGCGCGGGAGATCGAGCTGAGCACCCAGCAGCAGACGACGGCGGTGGAGCAGGTGAACACCGCCATCCTCGAGGTGGCGCAGACGGCCCGTCAGGCGGAGACGACCTCCTCTCAGACGATGCAGACGGCCAACCAGCTCTCGCAGCTGTCCAAGCAGCTGCACGCCATCCTCAACGCGCGCGCCGAGGCCTGA